The Arachis hypogaea cultivar Tifrunner chromosome 14, arahy.Tifrunner.gnm2.J5K5, whole genome shotgun sequence genome has a segment encoding these proteins:
- the LOC112741027 gene encoding protein transport protein SEC23 G, translated as MDFLELEAVEGLRWSWNSWPTSKSEVSSLIIPLSIMCTPLMQPPELPIVPCDPLNCSRCDAVLNPYARLDYQSRIWHCPFCSQRNPFPRSYSDIADTNLPAKLFPTYSSVEYAPAHVPSSSNSLLSRAPITSPPSSSSLPPRVLSSSFSSSSSLVSVAAAAADPRGPGLGPGPALVFVVDLSSAEDELRALKKELLLVMEQLPENTLVGLVTFDSMVYVHDLGYSECSKVILFHGDREVSSNQTRQFLNISHAHHQLHHGQTPVVPKQGYLLPISECEFSITAAIEEIHCMWKYTSGRRPLRSTGAAISAALGVLESCQINTGSRIMVFTSGPATLGPGVVVDSDLAQAMRTHQHIMNGHARHHEKSCSFYKRVSKRLCDASVVLDLFACSLDQVGAAELREPVERSGGFMILAESFESDQFRKCLRHLFERDDGGYLKMNFDATIEVVTTKDVKICGALGPCVSLRKKNSLVSESEVGEGGTCMWKLNTLTDKTCIAFFFQVSNEQKIQPGSAFLIQFITRYRQGNLGIRKRVTTAARRWVGNYSTDIAAGFDQEAAASVMARLAILRAETCYARDVIRWLDDTLIRFASKFGDYVPEDPSTFRLSSNFSLYPQFMFHLRRSQFIDVCNTTPDETAFFRLMLNREGVVGSLIMIQPTLFQYSFDGPPVPVLLDIRSIYPDVILLFDSYFHVVIHYGSKITQWRKLGYDRDPNHENFRKLLEAPELDAQQLVMERVPVPKFIRCDQHSSQARFLLAKLNPSVTQNSTYTDGSDVVFTDDLSLQVFLDHLQVLAVQG; from the exons ATGGATTTCTTGGAACTGGAGGCAGTGGAAGGCTTGAGGTGGTCATGGAACTCATGGCCAACCTCGAAATCCGAAGTTTCGTCTCTCATAATCCCCCTCTCCATCATGTGCACCCCTCTCATGCAACCCCCCGAGCTTCCCATCGTACCCTGCGACCCTCTCAACTGCTCTCGATGCGACGCCGTTTTGAATCCCTACGCCCGTCTCGACTACCAGTCTCGCATCTGGCACTGCCCTTTCTGCTCCCAACGCAACCCCTTCCCTCGCTCCTACTCCGACATCGCCGATACCAATCTCCCCGCCAAGCTCTTCCCTACCTATAGCTCCGTCGAATACGCCCCCGCTCACGTGCCTTCTAGTTCTAACTCCCTCCTCTCACGTGCGCCTATtacttctcctccttcttcttcttctcttcctcctcgCGTGCTGTCTTCGTCTTTCTCTTCTTCGTCTTCGCTGGTTAGTGTCGCCGCTGCTGCTGCTGATCCGCGTGGGCCTGGGCTTGGGCCTGGGCCTGCTTTGGTGTTTGTTGTGGATCTCTCCTCTGCGGAGGACGAGTTGCGTGCGCTTAAGAAGGAGCTGCTGCTGGTCATGGAACAGTTGCCGGAGAACACCCTTGTTGGATTAGTTACCTTTGACTCCATGGTTTATGTTCACGATCTTGGCTATTCTGAGTGCTCAAAAGTTATCCTATTCCATGGCGATCGTGAAGTTTCGTCTAATCAG ACCAGACAGTTCCTCAACATTAGTCACGCCCACCACCAGCTGCATCATGGACAAACGCCTGTTGTCCCAAAGCAGGGATATTTGTTGCCAATTTCAGAATGCGAGTTCAGCATCACCGCGGCAATTGAAGAGATCCATTGTATGTGGAAGTACACTTCAGGAAGGCGTCCTCTAAGGTCCACGGGTGCTGCAATATCAGCTGCACTTGGAGTTTTAGAGTCTTGCCAAATAAATACTGGGTCGAGGATCATGGTCTTCACATCTGGACCTGCTACACTAGGACCAGGTGTGGTTGTGGACTCGGATCTCGCCCAAGCCATGAGAACCCACCAGCACATCATGAATGGGCATGCAAGACACCATGAGAAGTCTTGTAGTTTCTACAAACGAGTTTCCAAGAGGCTCTGTGATGCATCTGTTGTTCTTGATCTGTTTGCTTGTTCTCTTGACCAAGTTGGAGCGGCTGAGCTTCGAGAACCTGTTGAGCGCTCAGGTGGGTTTATGATTCTTGCTGAGTCTTTCGAATCAGATCAATTCAGGAAATGTTTGAGGCATCTATTTGAACGTGATGATGGTGGCTATTTGAAGATGAACTTCGATGCTACCATTGAAGTAGTGACAACGAAAGATGTGAAAATCTGTGGAGCACTTGGTCCTTGTGTGTCTCTTCGAAAAAAGAATAGTTTAGTAAGTGAGAGTGAGGTTGGAGAAGGGGGTACCTGTATGTGGAAGTTAAATACTCTGACCGACAAGACTTGTATTGCTTTTTTCTTTCAAGTAAGCAACGAACAGAAAATCCAGCCTGGTTCTGCATTTTTAATTCAGTTTATCACACGATACAGACAAGGGAACTTGGGAATCCGGAAGAGGGTGACCACAGCTGCAAGACGATGGGTTGGGAATTATTCAACCGATATTGCTGCAGGGTTTGATCAAGAAGCCGCAGCTTCGGTTATGGCAAGACTTGCTATTCTCCGGGCAGAGACATGCTATGCCCGTGATGTGATTAGATGGCTGGATGACACACTTATCCGTTTTGCTTCCAAGTTTGGGGATTATGTGCCGGAAGATCCTTCTACATTCCGGCTTTCTTCCAACTTTTCCCTTTATCCCCAGTTTATGTTCCACTTAAGGCGATCTCAATTTATTGATGTCTGTAACACTACACCTGATGAAACTGCTTTTTTCCGACTAATGCTAAATCGCGAAGGAGTAGTGGGCTCTCTTATAATGATTCAACCTACGCTTTTCCAATATTCATTTGATGGGCCCCCTGTGCCAGTACTTCTAGACATTCGTTCCATTTATCCAGATGTTATCTTGCTCTTTGATTCCTACTTCCATGTGGTGATTCATTATGGGTCCAAGATTACTCAGTGGAGAAAGCTTGGTTATGATAGGGATCCGAATCATGAGAACTTCAGAAAGCTGTTGGAAGCCCCAGAATTGGATGCACAGCAATTGGTGATGGAACGGGTGCCAGTGCcaaagtttataagatgtgacCAGCATAGCAGTCAGGCAAGGTTTCTTCTTGCCAAGTTGAATCCATCCGTAACTCAAAATTCAACATACACAGATGGTTCGGACGTCGTCTTTACAGATGACTTGAGCTTGCAAGTATTTTTAGATCACTTGCAGGTCTTGGCGgtgcaagggtaa